A stretch of Geomonas oryzisoli DNA encodes these proteins:
- a CDS encoding endonuclease/exonuclease/phosphatase family protein has translation MSIFNWLLGLNVAYIFLLAAITILNRVGPDRFWVAALNFYLPQLIWAIPGLVLALAACRSAKILVWVPLLGVLWVLGPIMDWHWAPHKAWADPPQTLRVMTWNVKYGKRDLMPLIEELARSRPDIILFQDAVDAGSGPLADYLTGWQMHNEGQYLVASRFPIFDVEVHDLPYHERKGESFLRCRVRVGARDISLYNVHFKTPRRGLNAFRKARRGAWYIPKAIDRFEANVDTRLRQARAVSGYLAQEEGEVVVAGDFNSPDHSLVCETLRKAGLADAFAQAGRGYGYSYGHFLLRNKVPWVRASWMRIDHIMTTSGIKAQRCWVGTRRASDHRPVIADFYLGDSR, from the coding sequence ATGAGCATCTTCAACTGGCTCCTGGGACTCAACGTGGCCTACATCTTTTTGCTGGCCGCGATCACCATTCTCAACCGGGTTGGCCCGGACCGTTTCTGGGTCGCCGCCTTGAACTTCTACCTCCCCCAACTCATATGGGCGATTCCCGGGCTGGTGCTGGCCCTTGCCGCCTGTCGCAGCGCGAAGATCCTGGTGTGGGTGCCGCTTCTCGGAGTCCTGTGGGTTTTGGGGCCGATCATGGACTGGCACTGGGCCCCGCACAAGGCATGGGCCGATCCTCCGCAGACGCTGCGGGTGATGACCTGGAACGTCAAGTACGGCAAGCGTGACCTGATGCCGCTCATCGAGGAACTGGCCAGGAGCCGCCCCGACATCATCCTGTTCCAGGACGCGGTGGATGCCGGGAGCGGGCCGCTGGCGGACTACCTGACCGGGTGGCAGATGCACAACGAAGGGCAGTACCTGGTCGCCAGCAGGTTTCCCATCTTCGATGTCGAAGTGCATGATCTTCCTTACCATGAACGCAAGGGTGAATCCTTCCTGCGCTGCCGGGTCCGAGTCGGCGCCCGCGACATCTCCCTCTACAACGTCCACTTCAAAACACCCAGGAGAGGCTTGAACGCCTTCCGCAAGGCGCGCCGCGGCGCCTGGTACATACCAAAGGCCATCGACCGCTTCGAAGCCAACGTGGATACGCGCCTCAGGCAGGCGCGGGCCGTGTCCGGATACCTGGCGCAGGAAGAGGGTGAGGTCGTAGTCGCCGGCGACTTCAACTCACCGGACCACTCGCTGGTCTGCGAGACGCTCAGAAAAGCCGGGCTGGCGGATGCGTTCGCCCAGGCGGGGAGGGGGTACGGTTACAGCTACGGGCACTTCCTGCTCAGGAACAAGGTGCCCTGGGTGCGGGCGTCCTGGATGCGCATCGACCACATCATGACCACCTCCGGAATCAAGGCGCAGCGCTGCTGGGTCGGCACCCGTAGGGCCTCGGATCACCGGCCCGTGATAGCGGACTTCTACCTCGGTGATTCCCGTTAG